The genomic interval CTCCTCTCAAGGTGAATGGTTAAAATGTTGTTCTCCTTGTCCTGCTCCTCTCAAGGTGAATGGTTAAAATGTTGTTCTCCTTGTCCTGCTCCTCTCAAGGTGAATGGTTAAAATGTTCTCCTTGTCCTGCTCCTCTCAAGGTGAATGGTTAAAATGTTCTCCTTGTCCTGCTCCTCTCAAGGTGAATGGTTAAAATGTTGTTCTCCTTGTCCTGCTCCTCTCAAGGTGAATGGTTAAAATGTTGTTCTCCTTGTCCTGCTCCTCTCAAGGTGAATGGTTAAAATGTTGTTCTCCTTGTCCTGCTCCTCTCAAGGTGAATGGTTAAAATGTTGTTCTCCTTGTCCTGCTCCTCTCAAGGTGAATGGTTAATATGTTCTCCTTGTCCTGCTCCTCTCAAGGTGAATGCGATGACACAAGGGGAGGTcccctgtctgtcctgtttcTCCCTGTTGATTTTGGATGAGTGCCACAACACCACAGGAAAACACCCCTATAACATGATAATGAGGTCCTACCTGGACGCCAAGCTGGACTCTGGCCAGAACCAACGACGCCTACCCCAGGTAGAGTGTCCTCTATTATATTCTAATATAAGCTActttatttaacttttccacTACATTCTACTATATTCTGCTCTACTCTTCTGCTGTATTCTTCTCTGCATTAATGTGCTCTGTTGTATTTTAGTCTTTTTGGCTTTTTCTACAGTACTCTTCATatctattttacattttctactttggtctttttttttctattctccTTTATACTGCTTTGTCTTCTATTCTGATGTACTGAATTATACTCTACCCTGACACACTGCTCTCTTCTTCTGTCTTCTACTATACTGTTGTGGCCTACTGTTTTCTAACGGACCTCATTTTACTCTACTCTCCTGTAGATTGTGGGTCTGACTGCATCGGTGGGAATTGGCTCATTCAAGAACCAATCAGAAGCTGAGGACAATATCTGCCAGTTGTGTGGTAATCTGGATGCCCGTGTTATCTCCACCGTACAAACACACATCGACGACCTGAGGCACTATGTACACACCCCCGAAaaaggtacaaacacacatcgACCTGAGGCACTACGTACACACCCCCGAAaaaggtacaaacacacatcgACCTGAGGCACTATGTACACACCCCCGAAaaaggtacaaacacacatcgACCTGAGGCACTACGTACACACCCCCGAAaaaggtacaaacacacatcgACCTGAGGCACTATGTACACACCCCCGAAaaaggtacaaacacacatcgACCTGAGGCACTATGTACACACCCCCGAAaaaggtacaaacacacatcgACCTGAGGCACTATGTACACACCCCCGAAaaaggtacaaacacacatcgACCTGAGGCATTATGTACACACCCCCGAAaaaggtacaaacacacatcgACCTGAGGCACTACGTACACACCCCCGAAaaaggtacaaacacacatcgACCTGAGGCACTATGTACACACCCCCGAAaaaggtacaaacacacatcgACCTGAGGCACTACGTACACACCCCCGAAaaaggtacaaacacacatcgACGACCTGAGGCACTACGTACACACCCCCGAAaaaggtacaaacacacattgacCTGAGGCACTACGTACACACCCCCGAAaaaggtacaaacacacatcgACCTGAGGCACTACGTACACACCCCCGAAaaaggtacaaacacacattgacCTGAGGCACTACGAACACACCCCCGAAaaaggtacaaacacacatcgACCTGAGGCACTATGTACACACCCCCGAAaaaggtacaaacacacatcgACCTGAGGCACTATGTACACACCCCCGAAAAAGGTTCAAACACACATCGACCTGAGGCACTACGTACACACCCCCGAAaaaggtacaaacacacatcgACGACCTGAGGCACTACGTACACACCCCCGAAaaaggtacaaacacacattgacCTGAGGCACTACGTACACACCCCCGAAaaaggtacaaacacacatcgACCTGAGGCACTACGTACACACCCCCGAAaaaggtacaaacacacattgacCTGAGGCACTACGAACACACCCCCGAAaaaggtacaaacacacatcgACCTGAGGCACTATGTACACACCCCCGAAaaaggtacaaacacacatcgACCTGAGGCACTATGTACACACCCCCGAAAAAGGTTCAAACACACATCGACCTGAGGCACTATGTACACACCCCCGAAaaaggtacaaacacacatcgACCTGAGGCACTACGTACACACCCCCGAAaaaggtacaaacacacatcgACCTGAGGCACTACGTACACACCCCCGAAaaaggtacaaacacacatcgACCTGAGGCACTACGTACACACCCCCGAAaaaggtacaaacacacatcgACCTGAGGCACTACGTACACACCCCCGAAaaaggtacaaacacacatcgATGACCTGAGGCACTACGTACACACCCCCGAAaaaggtacaaacacacattgacCTGAGGCACTACGTACACACCCCCGAAaaaggtacaaacacacatcgACCTGAGGCACTACGTACACACCCCTGAAaaaggtacaaacacacatcgACCTGAGGCACTACGTACACACCCCCGAAaaaggtacaaacacacatcgACCTGAGGCACTACGTACACACCCCCGAaaaggtacaaacacacattgacCTGAGGCACTACGTACACACCCCCGAAaaaggtacaaacacacatcgACAACCTGACGACCTACGTAAACACCCCCCAAAAAGGTACACACACATTGATGACCTGAGGACCTACATACACACCCCTCAAAAAggtacacacacctgacacaggTTTTCAGTTTGAGGTTTAACTAGtggtaacacacacatatataggcAAATTACAAAACTACATTCATACTTGCTTCCTGCTTGAGAATTTAAAATAAAGCCTAGCAACCAGAGGGCCCCATAGAACTGTCTGAGGCGGTTCTCAAACAGAACCTGAGGAAATCCATGTCTTCATTAGGATCTACTAACAGTTGTTCTGGCCACTTCCTCTTTCCCCTTCGAGGTGccgttttatttgtgtttatttgtgttttatttttttactttttttttttgtttgtgtgtcctgaCAGATTTCTACCTGGTACCAAAGAGGCAGGCAAACCCATTCACCAGGATTATTTATGACATCATGGCCAAGATCGAAGGCCTGGCCAAGAGGGTCTACAACATAGGTACGAAACTATCCTGGCACCTTCCATGCATGTTGATGGTGATTCTGTGttattaacattcaaatgttaTACACCTATGCACAACAGTAGAACAAAGGCAATACAGAAACTACAAGATGAGTAGCTGctcattctctgtctttctgtgtctctctcttcccagaGTCTTTGTCCTCTATAGAGAACCGTGACTATGGCAGTCAGAAGTATGAACAGTGGATTGTAGATGTCCAGAAGAAGTGCAGGGTTCTCcatttgaaagaccagcaggaAGAAAGCAGAGTCTGCCGGGCCCTTTTCAACTATACGGAACACCTGAGGGTAGGTCACAGTAACCCTTCAGGGAACCTGGAGTTACAGACATTCTGTTTTCCTCCTACAGGGATCCAGGAGTTATAGACATTCTGTTTTCCTCCTACAGGGATCCAGGAGTTATAGATATTCTGTTTTCCTCCTACAGGGATCCAGGAGTTACAGACATTCTGTTTTCCTCCTACAGGGATCCAGGAGTTACAGACATTCTGTTTTCCTCCTACAGGGATCCAGGAGTTATAGACATTCTGTTTTCCTCCTACAGGGATCCAGGAGTTATAGATATTCTGTTTTCCTCCTACAGGGATCCAGGAGTTATAGACATTCTGTTTTCCTCCTACAGGGATCCAGGAGTTATAGACATTCTGTTTTCCTCCTACAGGGATCCAGGAGTTATAGATATTCTGTTTTCCTCCTACAGGGATCCAGGAGTTATATACATTCTGTTTTCCTCCTACAGGGATCCAGGAGTTATAGACATTCTGTTTTCCTCCTACAGGGATCCAGGAGTTATAGATATTCTGTTTTCCTCCTACAGGGATCCAGGAGTTATAGATATTCTGTTTTCCTCCTACAGGGATCCAGGAGTTATATACATTCTGTTTTCCTCCTACAGGGATCCAGGAGTTATAGACATTCTGTTTTCCTCCTACAGGGATCCAGGAGTTACAGACATTCTGTTTTCCTCCTACAGGGATCCAGGAGTTACAGACATTCTGTTTTCCTCCTACAGGGATCCAGGAGTTATAGATATTCTGTTTTCCTCCTACAGGGATCCAGGAGTTATAGATATTCTGTTTTCCTCCTACAGGGATCCAGGAGTTATAGACATTCTGTTTTCCTCCTACAGGGATCCAGGAGTTATAGACTTAATCcatgttttcctccaccagggAAACCGGAGTtatatacataatgtatttttttctccttcagGGAACCAGGAGTAATTGACATAGTTAATGTTTTCCTCCTTCAAAGGTCTTGGGATTATGCACATGAATAATGTATTCCTCGTTCAGAGAATCACGGCTTAGAGACAGTCAGTCTCTTCATCTACCTTCATCTCTCCATCTagctccacctctccctctacctccacctctccctctacctccatctctccctctacctccatctctccctctacctccacctgtccatctacctccacctcttcatctacctccacctctccctctacctccatctctccctctacctctacctccatctctccctctacctccacctgtccatctacctccacctcttcatctagctccacctctccctctacctccatctctccctctacctccatctctccctctacctccacctgtccatctacctccacctcttcatctagctccatctctccctctacctccatctctccctctacctccacctgtccatctacctccacctcttcatctagctccacctctccctctacctccatctctccctctacctccatctctccctctacctccacctgtccatctacctccacctcttcatctagctccacctctccctctacctccatctctccctctacctccatctctccctctacctccacctgtccatctacctccacctcttcatctagctccacctctccctctagctccacctctccctctagctccacctctccctctacctccacctctccctctacctccatctctccctctacctccatctctccctctacctccacctcttcatctacctccacctcttcatctagctccacctctccctctacctccatctctccctctacctccacctgtccatctacctccacctcttcatctagctccacctctccctctacctccatctctccctctacctccatctctccctctacctccacctgtccctctacctccacctctccctctacctccatctctccctctacctccatctctccctctacctccacctgtccatctacctccacctcttcatctacctccacctctccctctacctccatctctccctctacctctacctccatctctccctctacctccacctgtccatctacctccacctcttcatctagctccacctctccctctacctccatctctccctctacctccatctctccctctacctccacctgtccatctacctccacctcttcatctagctccatctctccctctacctccatttctccctctacctccatctcttcctctacctccacctgtccatctacctccacctcttcatctacctccacctctccctctacctccatctctccctctacctccatctctccctctacctccacctgtccatctacctccacctcttcatctagctccacctctccctctacctccatctctccctctacctccatctctccctctacctccacctgtccatctacctccacctcttcatctagctccacctctccctctacctccatctctccctctacctccatctctccctctacctccacctgtccatctacctccaCCTCTTCATCTAGCTCCATCTCTCCATCGACCTCCATCTACCTCCATCTACCTTcatctacctccatctctccatctaacaTTAGGTTCTCCCCATCCACCCCCCTCCTGCAGAAGTATAATGACGCACTGATCATAAATGAAGATGCGAGGACCAAGGATGCTTTGGAGTACCTGTCAGCCTTCATAGAGCAGGTGAAGAACGCCGGACATGACGACACGGAGAGACAACTCACCACTTACTTTGAAGGTACCGTAAAATGCCTCTCTGTGGTTTCTGTTATGTGGTCATTATTCCCTGCTGAACCTAGTCAGAGGAATCCACTGTTGGTCTCTGGAGAAAAGCCCAACTGCTAGACTGTATGTGTAATGTTGGGACAAACCAGTAATAATTCTCATTATAAAAAGTCAGAGCTGAtgttcgcccccccccccccgcccccctcaGGTTATCAGGGTTTACTGCGTAATCTGTCCACCGGGGGGCAGAAGGAGAATCCTAAACTAGCGGAGCTGCAGTTCATCCTTGAAGAGCAGTACCGCCACAACGAAGAGACGAAATCTGTCCTGTTTGTTAGGACCCGGGCCCTGGCGGACgtaagggagtgtgtgtgtgtgtgtgtgtgtgtgtgtgtgtgtgtgtgtgtgtgtgtgtgtgtgtgtgtgtgtgtgtgtgtgtgtgtgtactggtaCAATAATGACATAAAATACACCACTAGCAGAACGAAAGCACAAGTTTCAGCAGGTATGTTTGTTTACTGTCGACGCGTCCTAATCCCCACAACACTTAGCGGCAAAATCTGATATTGGTTTGTTTCGCGTTTCACCGTGAATTTATCCCGTGAGGAATTAGATCCACGTCCAATAAGACCTGTTTAGTTTAGGGTTAACCCCAGCTCAGAGTTTTCATAACCTTGTAAATCTCTTCAGGACAAGGTGACGTTTTGGATGAATTCACTCTGCTGAAAAAGCATTAGCATAATGTAGTCAAAGATATTGTTGCCTTGTCCTATAGAAATGTAGCATGTTTTCCAAACGCTGAGGTGTGGGCCTAcacgaaacacagaccttatatGGACCTAAACATCCCCTATGGAAATGAATGGTGTAGAAATGTATAGAAACGCTTTTCAATTTCAGTAAATTCTGATTGCTGCAGGCCCTGAGGAAATGGATAGAGGAATCTGATTCGCTGAAGTTCCTGAAACCAGGAGTCCTGATTGGGAGGGGGCGCAAGTCCAGTCAACTTACTGGCtcaggtttgtgtgttttatgagGGTGCAATTGTGTCTTTAATtgtaatataaacaatatattttattacaaatgtgAATTCAAGTAACTTCATTGTTCCTGTCCAGGGATGACACTGACATCTAAAAAGGGGGTGTTGGACTCCTTTAAGAACTTGGACAATCAGAGCAAGATCCTAATCGCTACCTCTGTTGCCGATGAGGGCATCGATATCCCACAATGCAACCTGGTCCTGATGTACGAATACGTTGGCAACGTGGTTAAGATGGTCCAAGTCCGAGGTAACCAGTCAGATGGCCAGCCAGTCATCCAGTCGGTCAGATGGCCAGCATGTCATCCAGTCAGTCAGACGGTCAGATGGCCAGCATGTCATCCAGTCAGTCAGACGGTCAGATGGCCAGCCAGTCATCCAGTCAGTCAGACGGTCAGATGGCCAGCCAGTTATCCAGTCAGTCAGACGGTCAGATGGCCAGCCAGTTATCCAGTCAGTCAGACGGTCAGATGGCCAGCATgtcatccagtcagtcagtcggtcaGATGGCCAGCATGTCATCCAGTCAGTCAGACGGTCAGATGGCCAGCATGTCATCCAGTCAGTCAGACGGTCAGATGGCCAGCCAGTCATTAAGCGTGGGAGGGCACAGGGGAGTAAGCCTGGGTTTTATGTGTATTGCAGGTCGTGGCAGGGCACAGGGGAGTAAGCCTGGGTTTTATGTGTATTGCAGGTCGTGGCAGGGCACAGGGGAGTAAGCCGGGGTTTTATGTGTATTGCAGGTCGTGGCAGGGCACAGGGGAGTAAGCCTGGGTTTTATGTGTATTGCAGGTCGTGGCAGGGCACAGGGGAGTAAGCCGGGGTTTTATGTGTATTGCAGGTCGTGGCAGGGCACAGGGGAGTAAGCCTGGGTTTTATGTGTATTGCAGGTCGTGGCAGGGCACAGGGGAGTAAGCCTGGGTTTTATGTGTATTGCAGGTCGTGGCAGGGCACAGGGGAGTAAGCCTGGGTTTTATGTGTATTGCAGGTCGTGGCAGGGCACAGGGGAGTAAGCCTGGGTTTTATGTGTATTGCAGGTCGTGGCAGGGCACAGGGGAGTAAGCCTGGGTTTTATGTGTATTGCAGGTCGTGGCAGGGCACAGGGGAGTAAATGCCTCTTGATCTCAGATAAGAAGGAGATGATCGATAAAGAAAAGCACaacatggagaaagagaagattGTAGAGAAGGCCGTGAAGAACCTACAGGCAGCCCCTGAAGACATGCTGCAAAAGGTGTGTACAGCCCACATCACAGGAGGATGGGGGCACTTCACTTGGGGAGGACAAGCCCACGCATGTACAGTATCAAGCATAGTTTCCATTGACTGGAACATATCAAGGATCGTTTCCATTGAACTCTGATAGCAGGAAGTTGTTTACCTGTGATAGAAGGAAGTTGTTTACCTGTGATGTCAGGACGTTGTTTACCTGTGATTGCAGGAAGTTGTTCATCGTAAGAGAGCTGTAATGGATTAGGCATAATTTCATTCCAGTGCCCAAGAATATTACAGTATTAAATCAAACTGATTGATGCTCAGAGATTAAGTGCTCTGTCTCTTGACAAGTAAACACAGACTGTCTGACACAATACTACTTCCTGTCTGTGATACACAATCAGTAACTCAACAATTGAATGATAATATTACTTCCTGTCTGTGCTACACAGTCACTAACCCCACAACAGGAGAATAATTTGTCATAAAAGTAAACAATTCCCAAATGTCCTGATGTGCTGTAATTTCATCTTTTGCAAGTATGCCTGAAATATTCTCTTTGTACGTTTATTGTCTGTGGACTTTATTGTAATGTCGTTCTTTAACCCGCTCTCATATCAGCAGACTGCCATACACACCACTTTTGCTTTGTTGACCAGTAGGTGGCATCAGAATGTCTTCCAATAACAACCTCATACACTatagatgtattttatttaaccatCTTTACAATGACAAAGGCGTTCAGTCGAGGTCAATCACGGTAGAAGTCTGAGTGTGTTTTTTCTGGCGCATAA from Esox lucius isolate fEsoLuc1 chromosome 24, fEsoLuc1.pri, whole genome shotgun sequence carries:
- the ddx58 gene encoding probable ATP-dependent RNA helicase DDX58 isoform X5, which produces MLIAVKYLRHLFIMYEVEKSNLKRCSEYVVQVLQPSYVRNFMTAYLDREIVERILSEETRSVTSAVQVFLDQVCLLEEEGWFQALLDTLQAEGYNGLCEALEKWDFEALENTRPHRVLLDRIEPSFTKKIRPNELLGHLRGCLLPRECEEIQAINSQKGQIAAAERLTECLKRSDKHNWFKLLKTALYDCEQHAALELLDPDTESSGSKTEEGHDEEMDTETMTTISFQYREECDDDDEGLLKSGNDMTPSETLSIPAAGDRSGVSVTGAQEPMRDGEKDRQGEKKLRHYQRELADPVFQGHNTIICAPTGCGKTVVALEICEQHLQAKGKEAKIVFMATKVDVFDQQYKLFKDHFLQKDPDVRIEGFCGNQEDTLSMTVIMENNDIIILTPQILVNAMTQGEVPCLSCFSLLILDECHNTTGKHPYNMIMRSYLDAKLDSGQNQRRLPQIVGLTASVGIGSFKNQSEAEDNICQLCGNLDARVISTVQTHIDDLRHYVHTPEKDFYLVPKRQANPFTRIIYDIMAKIEGLAKRVYNIESLSSIENRDYGSQKYEQWIVDVQKKCRVLHLKDQQEESRVCRALFNYTEHLRKYNDALIINEDARTKDALEYLSAFIEQVKNAGHDDTERQLTTYFEGYQGLLRNLSTGGQKENPKLAELQFILEEQYRHNEETKSVLFVRTRALADALRKWIEESDSLKFLKPGVLIGRGRKSSQLTGSGMTLTSKKGVLDSFKNLDNQSKILIATSVADEGIDIPQCNLVLMYEYVGNVVKMVQVRGRGRAQGSKPGFYVYCRSWQGTGE